A DNA window from Hordeum vulgare subsp. vulgare chromosome 1H, MorexV3_pseudomolecules_assembly, whole genome shotgun sequence contains the following coding sequences:
- the LOC123411084 gene encoding uncharacterized protein LOC123411084, whose protein sequence is MLASLRTPPPVPPKDGVGACAVGTTPDLAGLVPNIQHLFLTKFSYKTSRSMQHVTDVAAAFSISKIWVDSVSCLPGTARSGALSQRFLPLFSIVGQAKIRSSMLVVPGLLTPPRVLLLPRMLRQQAGIRNKHIHPNSPSRTQQAPPSRLTTRHVQMNRKSFHKEEVRMSCVMHAGDQRRIGSVLCRQISSKEQDSGCRSLWLLYRRTEQ, encoded by the exons ATGCTCGCGTCATTAAGGACGCCGCCACCTGTGCCTCCAAAAGATGGCGTCGGTGCTTGTGCCGTTGGGACAACGCCAGATCTGGCTGGTCTCGTCCCCAACATCCAACATCTCTTCCTCACCAAATTCTCTTACAAGACCTCCCGGTCGATGCAGCATGTCACCGATGTCGCCGCCGCCTTTAGCATCTCCAAGATCTGGGTGGACTCAGTGTCGTGTTTGCCCGGGACCGCCAGATCTGGCGCTCTCTCCCAGCGATTTCTCCCTCTCTTCTCCATTGTTGGCCAGGCCAAGATCCGTTCCTCCATGCTAGTAGTGCCAGGCCTGTTAACCCCGCCCCGAGTGCTCCTCCTCCCCAGAATGCTACGTCAACAAGCTG GAATAAGAAACAAACACATCCATCCCAATTCTCCATCACGCACGCAGCAGGCGCCGCCTTCTCGTCTGACTACCAGACATGTGCAGATGAACCGCAAGAGCTTTCATAAGGAGGAGGTCCGGATGTCATGTGTTATGCACGCCGGAGATCAGCGGCGGATCGGTTCTGTTCTGTGTCGTCAG ATCTCAAGCAAAGAACAAGATTCTGGATGCCGCTCATTGTGGTTACTTTATAGAAGAACAGAGCAATGA